A DNA window from Camelina sativa cultivar DH55 chromosome 13, Cs, whole genome shotgun sequence contains the following coding sequences:
- the LOC104737410 gene encoding uncharacterized protein LOC104737410, whose translation MGSMEAVEEDSVGENEEGSDEETKFAEPEAKIDMLEALEWDVDSFNGLEYYSSPDTDYSSDEEQPYPDMEKANKHYRIYKRQIIESKSLAYFITTRASSHRLAWNLMKRLLVKGKIWCMSVSKNIINIRI comes from the exons ATGGGATCCATGGAAGCGGTGGAGGAAGACAGCGTTGGTGAGAATGAAGAAGGCAGTGACGAGGAAACCAAATTTGCGGAGCCTGAGGCTAAAATTGATATGCTAGAGGCGCTCGAGtgggatgtggacagcttcaaTGGTTTGGAGTATTATTCATCTCCGGATACGGACTATTCATCCGATGAAGAGCAGCCTTATCCCGACATGGAAAAGGCTAATAAACACTATCGCATCTACAAACGGCAGATCATCGAGAGCAAG AGTTTAGCTTATTTTATAACTACAAGAGCATCTTCTCATCGATTAGCATGGAACTTGATGAAGCGCTTGTTGGTAAAAGGGAAGATATGGTGCATGTCTGTCTCCAAAAACATAATCAACATAAG GATTTGA